In Vigna unguiculata cultivar IT97K-499-35 chromosome 3, ASM411807v1, whole genome shotgun sequence, a single genomic region encodes these proteins:
- the LOC114176780 gene encoding uncharacterized protein LOC114176780, producing MFRIYPRTTLGCAEVFEFTTLKWNPLLQHQFPKFQFCTATSTSTSNSRSFVVSYLVNNCAFSQETALKASRNLYFSKPQKPDSVLSFFRNHAFSNSHISQTLQKSPVLLSYNAQKVLLPKFEFLRSKGASSLDIIHTVTACPNFLRRSLENHIIPTYEFIRGLLQNFLTDKQIIDFVILNPPLLYESCVAPNLKLLLDSGVTHSKIVKLLQRWPRVLYLGDISKTVQELKQMGFDASLYTFCVALLAKRTVNESKWAKKIDTYKRWGWSQEQVLLAFRKQPYCMLSSCDKINAVMSYWVEQAGFNSVDLVKSPGVILLSLRKRIAPRACVLQFLVSKRLLRKDASLTAPFVLTEKLFLENYVKRFREDSSHLLKLYTENMSLGNDRDKACM from the coding sequence ATGTTCAGAATTTACCCCCGCACAACCCTTGGTTGTGCCGAGGTTTTCGAATTCACAACCCTAAAATGGAACCCTCTTCTCCAACACCAATTTCCTAAATTCCAGTTCTGCACTgccacctccacctccacctccaACTCACGCTCTTTCGTGGTCTCGTACCTCGTCAACAACTGTGCCTTCTCCCAAGAAACCGCTCTCAAAGCTTCCCGCAATCTTTATTTTTCGAAACCCCAAAAACCTGATTCTGTTCTCTCCTTCTTCCGAAACCACGCCTTCTCCAACTCTCATATATCTCAAACCCTCCAAAAAAGCCCCGTGCTACTTTCATACAACGCCCAAAAGGTGCTGTTGCCAAAGTTTGAATTTTTGCGTTCCAAAGGTGCTTCATCCCTTGACATTATTCACACCGTTACCGCCTGCCCTAATTTTCTCCGACGAAGCTTGGAGAACCATATAATCCCAACATATGAATTTATTAGAGGGCTCCTTCAAAACTTTTTAACGGACAAACAAATCATTGATTTTGTGATTCTCAATCCTCCTTTACTTTATGAAAGCTGTGTGGCACCTAACCTCAAATTGTTGCTTGATAGTGGAGTTACCCACtcaaaaattgttaaattgCTCCAGAGATGGCCTCGTGTACTCTACCTTGGCGACATTTCAAAGACAGTTCAGGAGTTGAAGCAAATGGGCTTCGATGCTTCACTTTATACTTTCTGCGTGGCGTTGCTTGCTAAAAGAACCGTAAACGAAAGCAAATGGGCCAAGAAGATTGACACTTATAAGAGGTGGGGATGGTCCCAAGAACAAGTTCTTCTAGCATTTAGGAAGCAGCCTTATTGTATGCTGTCATCCTGTGATAAAATTAATGCCGTGATGAGTTATTGGGTGGAGCAGGCAGGCTTCAATTCTGTGGATCTTGTCAAATCTCCTGGAGTTATTTTACTGAGTCTCCGAAAAAGGATTGCTCCTAGGGCTTGTGTCTTGCAGTTTCTTGTCTCAAAACGTCTGCTACGGAAGGATGCCAGCTTAACGGCACCATTTGTTCTGACTGAGAAGTTGTTCCTGGAAAACTATGTGAAACGTTTTAGGGAGGATTCTTCTCATCTGTTAAAGCTGTACACAGAAAAtatgagccttggaaatgataGGGATAAGGCTTGTATGTGA